A genomic region of Caldicellulosiruptor acetigenus contains the following coding sequences:
- a CDS encoding helix-turn-helix domain-containing protein, translating to MNMLEKLRKERNLSISKLSILTGLNYNILWQTEKGYRKAYPKMVEALSKFFEIEPQEIFEADGTPKKVS from the coding sequence ATGAATATGCTTGAAAAACTGAGAAAAGAGAGAAACCTGAGCATCTCTAAGCTCTCAATTTTGACAGGACTGAACTACAATATCTTGTGGCAAACAGAGAAAGGGTACCGCAAGGCATACCCAAAAATGGTTGAAGCTTTATCAAAGTTTTTTGAGATTGAGCCACAGGAAATTTTTGAAGCTGATGGGACACCTAAAAAGGTCTCTTGA